AAAGGTGATCTGATTCTCCCCCGCGTGATCGCGGCCCGTCACCGTGGCCCGATCACGTACTGGCGGCCGGCACGCGGCCCGTCCCGTATTTCCGGACCGGGCAGAGGCGCTGCCGGGCATTCGTGAACCGGCATGCCGGCGGGCGCATCCCGTGCGGCAGGGTGCTAGCGAAGCTGGCTGTCCTTGCTGCCCCGGCGGTTGATGCCGGAAAAGACCGGTTTCCTGTCCCGTTCCGACTGGCAGTCAATACACAGCTTGACGCCTGGCATGGCTTTCTGCCGGGCCGGGGGAATGTCTT
This portion of the Komagataeibacter sp. FNDCF1 genome encodes:
- a CDS encoding DksA/TraR family C4-type zinc finger protein yields the protein MATGWAPDGAVQDQIDDTIADAVKRARAHIPTGDSETQCRECGEDIPPARQKAMPGVKLCIDCQSERDRKPVFSGINRRGSKDSQLR